In Candidatus Thermoplasmatota archaeon, the genomic stretch AGCGCCATGTTCGTGTTGTTCCTCCGTCAGGGCCCCTGGCCCTGCGTCTCGCGTTCGATGGTCAGGAGGCGCGCGATGGTCGTGCGGAGGGCCCGGATCTTGCCGGGGTTCCGCGACGCGCCGCCCATCGCCGCGACGCCGCGCTCGTGCATGAGCTCGGCGCGCGTCTCCTCGAGCCGCTTTGCGCGGTCCGCGG encodes the following:
- the rpmC gene encoding 50S ribosomal protein L29, which encodes MGAKLSELRGLSPADRAKRLEETRAELMHERGVAAMGGASRNPGKIRALRTTIARLLTIERETQGQGP